A genomic segment from Truepera sp. encodes:
- a CDS encoding ABC transporter ATP-binding protein translates to MRPILRAAGLSKMFGGLTAVNNVSFDVERGEIFAIIGPNGAGKTTLLNLVSGLLAPTSGKLELLGTDITHLPPFQRCRLGLGRAFQVVQPFPEMTVLENVLVGARFGSDRVSLAEAQRRADLALERTGLAPIREHSVEDLNLMQEKRLEIARALATQPEVLLLDEVMAGLRPAEARVAVELVRNVREEGVTVVFIEHVMPVVRDLADRVLVMDHGSELARGTYAEVTNDPKVVEAYLGTEDDAPEGDATEGGA, encoded by the coding sequence GTGAGACCCATCCTGCGCGCGGCGGGCCTGTCGAAGATGTTCGGTGGCCTGACGGCCGTCAACAACGTGTCGTTCGACGTCGAGCGGGGCGAGATCTTCGCCATCATCGGGCCCAACGGGGCCGGCAAGACCACGCTCCTCAACCTCGTATCGGGACTGCTTGCGCCCACCTCCGGCAAGCTCGAGCTGCTAGGCACCGACATCACGCACCTGCCGCCTTTCCAACGCTGCCGTCTGGGCCTGGGGCGCGCCTTCCAGGTCGTGCAGCCCTTCCCCGAGATGACCGTCTTGGAGAACGTGCTCGTGGGCGCGCGGTTCGGCTCCGACAGGGTGAGCTTGGCCGAGGCCCAGCGCCGCGCCGACCTCGCGCTGGAACGCACCGGCCTGGCCCCTATCCGCGAGCACTCGGTGGAGGACCTCAACCTCATGCAGGAGAAGCGCCTCGAGATCGCGCGGGCGCTGGCCACTCAGCCCGAGGTGCTGCTCCTCGACGAGGTCATGGCCGGCCTGCGGCCGGCGGAGGCTCGCGTTGCCGTCGAGCTGGTCAGGAACGTTCGCGAGGAGGGCGTCACCGTGGTGTTCATCGAGCACGTGATGCCCGTGGTGCGCGACCTCGCCGACCGGGTGCTGGTCATGGACCACGGCTCCGAGCTCGCCCGGGGCACCTACGCCGAGGTGACGAACGACCCTAAAGTGGTCGAGGCCTACCTCGGAACCGAGGACGACGCGCCAGAGGGCGACGCAACGGAGGGCGGCGCATGA
- a CDS encoding NAD(P)-dependent oxidoreductase yields MLSRIVGDAGLIVTAVVVSQILLAFFTAVPRNSWIVVGIESLTNSGPLLAGTLLLFVLAANTLMGVYGHQRTFALAEKLLWLGLSTLIGVVAAGVILFLTLGVHALSISSVLAAGLLTLIILPAARWWSWAYRLDIKGAEYRYDLAVRRRAAEKLLAAGGDDSTTGTVLVIGGAGYIGSALLPRLFDTHDKVKVLDVLMYGKETIAPYLNHPKLEIIKADYRQLDQLVTAMQGVDTIVHLGGLVGDPACAWNESLTVEVNLTYTRVIAEIAKASGIKRFVFASTCSVYGASDEILDEESGLHPVSLYARSKIGSERALQRLMTPEFAVTILRFGTIYGFSGRTRFDLVVNLLTAKAYFDGVITVFGGNQWRPFVHVEDAAKAIEKVVNAPVPLVAGQTFNVGSEEQNATLGDVGRLVNRLVPTATYLDSGIDGDRRNYRVSFYKIREELGFKPDWTLEAGINQVLDALKAGKVTDYRDPRYSNVASLKELTDRTFLSTAADDARELIYAGDEEYRMPARLDEERVPATTDGR; encoded by the coding sequence GTGCTGAGCCGCATCGTCGGGGATGCCGGCTTGATCGTCACGGCCGTGGTCGTGTCTCAGATTCTTCTTGCGTTCTTCACGGCGGTCCCCCGGAACTCTTGGATAGTCGTCGGCATCGAGTCTCTTACGAACTCGGGTCCGCTGCTTGCCGGTACCCTCCTTTTATTCGTACTCGCGGCCAACACATTGATGGGCGTCTATGGCCATCAGCGTACGTTCGCACTTGCCGAGAAATTGTTGTGGCTAGGACTGAGCACCTTGATCGGCGTCGTTGCTGCAGGCGTCATCCTGTTCCTTACGTTAGGTGTCCATGCCTTGTCTATAAGCAGCGTGCTCGCGGCCGGGCTTCTCACGTTGATCATTCTGCCGGCAGCTCGGTGGTGGTCGTGGGCGTACCGGCTGGATATCAAGGGGGCTGAGTACCGCTACGACCTGGCCGTCAGGCGGCGGGCAGCCGAGAAGCTCCTTGCTGCAGGTGGTGACGACAGCACAACCGGCACGGTCCTAGTCATCGGTGGTGCGGGCTATATAGGTTCGGCACTCCTGCCGCGCCTGTTCGACACCCATGACAAGGTCAAGGTCCTCGACGTCCTCATGTACGGGAAAGAGACCATAGCCCCTTACTTGAACCACCCGAAACTCGAGATCATCAAGGCCGATTACCGTCAGCTCGATCAGTTGGTGACCGCAATGCAAGGTGTCGACACGATCGTCCACCTCGGCGGCTTGGTCGGCGATCCGGCTTGCGCCTGGAACGAGTCCCTGACGGTCGAGGTCAACCTCACCTACACGCGGGTCATCGCTGAGATCGCCAAGGCGAGCGGCATCAAGCGCTTCGTCTTCGCAAGCACGTGTTCCGTGTACGGCGCCAGCGACGAGATCCTGGACGAGGAGTCGGGCCTCCACCCGGTGTCCCTCTACGCACGAAGCAAGATCGGATCGGAGCGCGCTCTTCAACGCCTGATGACTCCCGAGTTCGCCGTGACCATTTTACGGTTCGGCACCATCTACGGCTTCTCGGGCCGGACGCGTTTCGATTTGGTTGTGAACCTGCTTACCGCCAAGGCCTACTTCGACGGGGTAATTACCGTGTTCGGTGGGAACCAGTGGCGGCCATTCGTCCACGTTGAAGACGCTGCGAAGGCGATAGAGAAGGTGGTCAATGCGCCTGTGCCCCTCGTTGCAGGGCAGACGTTCAACGTGGGATCGGAAGAGCAGAACGCGACTCTCGGGGACGTGGGCAGGTTGGTGAACCGCTTGGTTCCGACGGCCACTTACCTCGACTCCGGCATTGACGGTGACCGCAGAAACTACCGCGTCTCCTTCTACAAGATCCGCGAGGAGCTCGGCTTCAAACCGGATTGGACGCTGGAGGCAGGCATCAACCAGGTCCTCGACGCCCTGAAGGCCGGTAAGGTCACCGATTACCGCGACCCGCGCTACAGCAACGTGGCCTCCCTGAAGGAACTGACCGATAGAACCTTCTTGAGCACCGCAGCCGATGACGCGCGTGAACTGATTTACGCGGGGGACGAAGAATACCGCATGCCAGCCCGCTTGGATGAGGAACGGGTGCCTGCAACCACAGACGGAAGGTAG
- a CDS encoding ABC transporter ATP-binding protein — translation MTKALEVRGLRAGYGKINVLWDVALDVEEGELVIIIGANGAGKTTLLRTISGLVHARAGTVKAFGTTSLVGWSPARVVRAGVGHVPEGRQLFPLMTVSENLESGAAYLPRARGRANANRKLVFSLFPRLAERGAQLAGTLSGGERQMLAIGRALMSDPQLLLVDEPSLGLSPALSKTVFQALKKINADGVTVVLVEQNVQQSLRLADHAYVLENGEVVKRGTGKELLVDPAVREAYLSM, via the coding sequence ATGACCAAGGCCCTGGAAGTCCGTGGCCTGCGGGCCGGTTACGGCAAGATCAACGTCTTGTGGGACGTCGCTCTCGACGTGGAAGAGGGCGAGCTCGTAATTATCATCGGCGCCAACGGCGCCGGCAAGACGACCCTGCTTCGCACCATCAGCGGGTTGGTGCACGCGCGCGCCGGCACCGTGAAGGCGTTCGGCACCACGTCGCTGGTGGGCTGGTCGCCCGCCAGGGTCGTGCGCGCCGGAGTCGGCCACGTACCCGAGGGTCGGCAACTCTTCCCGCTCATGACCGTGAGCGAGAACCTCGAGAGCGGCGCCGCGTACCTGCCCCGCGCCCGCGGGCGGGCCAACGCCAACCGCAAGCTCGTCTTCAGCCTCTTCCCGCGCCTGGCCGAGCGCGGCGCGCAGCTGGCGGGCACGCTCTCGGGCGGCGAGCGCCAGATGCTGGCCATAGGCCGCGCGCTCATGAGCGACCCGCAGTTGCTGCTCGTCGACGAACCGTCCTTGGGCCTCTCGCCGGCCCTCTCGAAGACCGTCTTCCAGGCCCTTAAGAAGATCAACGCCGACGGGGTTACTGTCGTGCTGGTCGAGCAGAACGTGCAGCAGTCGCTGCGCCTCGCCGACCACGCTTACGTGCTCGAGAACGGCGAGGTCGTGAAGCGGGGCACGGGCAAGGAGTTGCTGGTGGACCCGGCCGTGCGCGAGGCTTACCTCTCGATGTGA
- a CDS encoding branched-chain amino acid ABC transporter permease, giving the protein MKGLGRDLALAILFGVILAVLPVALRQFFGRSSVSYLSLATNALVLATLALSWDMLARTGQLSLAHAAFTGAGAYTVAILFKLVNAPLWVGIPLAGLVAAVLALGLGSVTLRLYGIYFAIATLAFTEVLKAAVQQLPTAVAGGAAGINVPTLFRPTFVPGAMERWELAFLRNQSYFWVYAGLLLLAVIVSVILQRSRLRSAFTAIRTNEQVAGVMGVNAVSVKLLAFVLSSFIAGSLGAIEAHRLGSVSPDGAFSVHTTVLALVTPIFGGLYTTLGPILGATVLAGLEETLKRTFSEGYLIGYGIVLVASILFMPRGLVGLISRLLRRPRKVVPAEPEEARP; this is encoded by the coding sequence GTGAAGGGGTTGGGGCGCGACCTGGCGCTCGCCATCCTGTTCGGTGTGATCCTCGCCGTGCTGCCGGTGGCGCTGCGCCAGTTCTTCGGGCGCTCATCCGTCAGCTACCTCTCGCTGGCCACCAACGCCCTCGTGCTCGCCACGCTGGCGCTGTCGTGGGACATGCTCGCTCGCACAGGTCAGCTCTCCCTCGCGCACGCCGCCTTCACCGGCGCCGGGGCCTACACGGTCGCAATCCTCTTCAAGCTCGTGAACGCGCCCCTCTGGGTGGGCATCCCACTGGCCGGCCTGGTGGCCGCGGTGCTCGCGCTCGGGCTGGGCTCGGTCACCCTCCGCCTCTACGGCATCTACTTCGCCATCGCCACCCTCGCGTTCACGGAGGTCCTGAAGGCCGCCGTGCAGCAACTCCCCACGGCTGTGGCGGGCGGTGCGGCCGGCATCAACGTCCCTACGCTCTTCAGGCCCACCTTCGTGCCCGGCGCCATGGAACGCTGGGAGTTGGCGTTCTTGCGCAACCAGAGTTACTTCTGGGTGTACGCGGGGCTGTTGCTGCTTGCCGTGATCGTCTCGGTCATCTTGCAACGCTCCCGCCTGCGGTCCGCCTTCACGGCCATACGCACCAACGAGCAAGTGGCGGGCGTCATGGGCGTCAACGCGGTGAGCGTCAAGCTCCTCGCCTTCGTGCTCTCCAGCTTCATCGCCGGGTCGCTCGGCGCCATCGAGGCGCACCGCCTCGGCAGCGTGAGCCCGGACGGTGCCTTCTCGGTGCACACGACGGTCCTCGCGCTCGTCACGCCCATCTTCGGCGGCCTGTACACCACCCTCGGCCCGATCCTGGGCGCAACCGTGCTCGCCGGCCTGGAAGAGACGCTCAAGCGCACCTTCTCCGAGGGCTACCTTATCGGCTACGGCATCGTGCTGGTGGCGAGCATCCTCTTCATGCCGCGTGGGCTGGTGGGCCTGATATCGCGGCTGCTCAGGCGGCCACGCAAGGTCGTCCCCGCAGAGCCCGAGGAGGCGCGGCCGTGA
- a CDS encoding TetR/AcrR family transcriptional regulator: MSPLPRPSTARGEATRRKLLDAAEIEFGENGYVATSVSSITRRAGVAQGTFYLYFPGKADVLRELVQHMGRQLRRALSEATAGVEGRLEVERVGLEAFIRFSLEHQNLYKVVMESQFVDESIYREYYQALADAYVVNLERAQAKGEIRPGDASAQAWSLMGTAHFLGLRYAIWRHEVPPQAVLDATFDMLARGLAPEKAARGDAA, encoded by the coding sequence TTGAGCCCACTCCCACGACCCAGCACCGCGCGCGGCGAGGCCACGAGACGCAAGCTGTTGGACGCCGCCGAGATCGAGTTCGGCGAGAACGGCTACGTGGCGACGTCCGTATCGAGCATCACTCGGCGTGCCGGCGTGGCCCAGGGGACCTTCTACCTCTACTTCCCCGGTAAGGCCGACGTGCTCCGCGAACTCGTCCAGCACATGGGCCGGCAACTGCGGCGCGCGCTCAGCGAGGCCACCGCGGGCGTCGAGGGCAGGCTGGAGGTCGAACGCGTGGGCCTAGAGGCGTTCATCCGCTTCTCGCTCGAGCACCAGAACCTCTACAAGGTCGTTATGGAGTCACAGTTCGTCGACGAGTCCATCTACCGCGAGTACTACCAGGCCCTCGCCGACGCCTACGTGGTGAACCTCGAACGGGCCCAGGCCAAGGGCGAGATAAGGCCCGGTGACGCCAGCGCGCAGGCGTGGTCGCTCATGGGCACGGCTCACTTCCTCGGGCTCAGGTACGCCATCTGGCGCCACGAGGTCCCGCCACAGGCCGTCCTCGACGCGACCTTCGACATGCTGGCCAGGGGGCTCGCCCCCGAGAAGGCTGCGAGGGGGGACGCGGCGTGA
- a CDS encoding AMP-binding protein — MILDVAARRADLTPEQDALWWEGRWYTYAELNERANRTALLLAGLGVRKGDRVAIAAHNHIGHMDLILATAKLGFIFTPLNVRLANPELHALGEYLRPSVVLHDDDHETAAREAANGAPLLDLTPMGGEVAARGTSTPALPTADLTPEDAQMILLTGGTTGLPKGAMLPYRQVFYNAVNTVFSWGLRDDDTVVQSTPCYHAAVNVFTTPLFHLGGRTILQGKFDPAEYLRLVEELGATVLFLVPTMYAMLAADPSFRTRDLSGVRWAISGGAACPEPVRRAFAARGVRFRQGYGLTEAGVNCFAITLDQAEERPESVGKPLLHAEAAVRRQDGSVCSPGEVGELTLRGPHVFLGYFDRPEATAQALRGGWLWTGDLASVDEDGFFTIVGRRKEMFISGGENVFPAEVEAALYDHPAVLECAVLGVNDERWGEVGLAEVVVRPGSNVGKEELREHLLGRLARYKVPKYIELTDELPKSGAGKILKTALRERFERASKGGEA, encoded by the coding sequence ATGATCCTCGACGTCGCCGCTCGCCGCGCCGACCTCACGCCGGAGCAGGACGCCCTCTGGTGGGAAGGCCGCTGGTACACATACGCCGAGTTGAACGAGCGCGCCAACCGCACAGCCCTACTGCTCGCGGGCCTGGGCGTGCGCAAGGGCGACCGCGTGGCGATAGCCGCGCACAACCACATCGGACACATGGACCTCATCCTCGCCACCGCCAAGCTCGGTTTCATCTTCACGCCACTGAACGTGCGCCTGGCCAACCCCGAGCTCCATGCCCTTGGCGAGTACCTGCGCCCGAGCGTCGTGCTGCACGACGATGACCACGAAACGGCCGCGCGGGAGGCGGCGAACGGCGCCCCACTCCTCGACCTCACGCCCATGGGGGGCGAGGTGGCCGCTCGCGGTACCTCCACCCCGGCACTTCCCACGGCAGACCTGACGCCCGAGGACGCGCAGATGATCCTCCTCACGGGCGGCACGACCGGGTTGCCCAAGGGGGCCATGCTGCCTTACCGGCAGGTCTTCTACAACGCGGTAAACACGGTGTTCTCCTGGGGACTGCGTGACGACGACACCGTCGTCCAGTCCACCCCCTGCTACCACGCCGCGGTCAACGTCTTCACCACGCCCCTCTTCCACCTGGGCGGGCGCACCATCTTGCAGGGCAAGTTCGACCCCGCCGAGTACCTGCGGCTCGTCGAGGAGCTGGGCGCCACCGTCCTCTTCCTCGTGCCGACCATGTACGCCATGCTCGCCGCCGACCCGAGCTTTCGAACCCGCGACCTGTCCGGGGTGCGCTGGGCCATCTCGGGCGGCGCCGCCTGCCCCGAGCCCGTGCGGCGCGCGTTCGCCGCCCGCGGCGTGCGCTTCCGGCAGGGCTACGGCCTCACCGAGGCGGGGGTCAACTGCTTCGCCATCACGCTCGACCAGGCGGAGGAGAGGCCCGAATCGGTGGGCAAGCCCCTCCTCCATGCCGAGGCCGCCGTGCGCCGTCAGGATGGCAGCGTTTGCAGCCCGGGCGAGGTCGGCGAGCTCACGTTGCGCGGCCCCCACGTCTTCCTGGGCTACTTCGACAGGCCCGAGGCCACGGCCCAGGCGCTTCGCGGCGGTTGGCTGTGGACCGGCGACCTCGCCAGCGTGGACGAGGACGGCTTCTTCACCATCGTCGGCCGGCGCAAGGAGATGTTCATCTCCGGGGGCGAGAACGTGTTCCCAGCCGAGGTGGAGGCGGCCCTCTACGATCACCCCGCCGTGCTCGAGTGCGCCGTCCTTGGCGTGAACGACGAGCGCTGGGGCGAGGTGGGGCTGGCCGAGGTCGTCGTAAGGCCGGGGAGCAACGTCGGCAAGGAGGAGTTGCGCGAGCACCTACTTGGGCGCCTGGCGCGCTACAAGGTCCCCAAGTACATCGAGTTGACGGACGAGCTGCCGAAGAGCGGCGCCGGCAAGATCCTCAAGACCGCCCTCAGGGAGCGCTTCGAGCGCGCCTCGAAAGGGGGTGAGGCATGA
- a CDS encoding branched-chain amino acid ABC transporter permease — MDLSLLPQALVSGVLASGLYALVAVGLALAIGVIGIVNFAHGEFFMVGAFLAYQLFVSFGFDPLLSLLFVAPALAVLGAVIYLSSIRFVLQAPELNQMLLTFGLSIILQNLALLIWGGDPRTISNVPYRSFGVQFAGVSIGAVPLGSFIISLILVAALYWMLASTPLGRAMRAVAQNRIGAGLVGLEVNRVYLVAFALSALLAGMGGVMIAVIQSPTPTIGLAFTLKAFAIVVLAGLGNIRGIVAASLTVALAESLVATLVPNGDALRNMVFFAIIFVALVWRSRRTA, encoded by the coding sequence ATGGACCTATCTCTGCTACCCCAAGCGCTGGTCTCGGGCGTCCTCGCCTCCGGGCTCTACGCCCTGGTGGCGGTAGGCCTCGCGCTCGCCATCGGCGTCATAGGGATCGTCAACTTCGCACACGGCGAGTTCTTCATGGTCGGCGCCTTCCTCGCCTACCAGCTCTTCGTCAGCTTCGGGTTCGACCCGCTGTTATCTCTACTGTTCGTGGCGCCGGCTCTGGCGGTGTTGGGCGCCGTCATCTACTTATCTTCCATCCGCTTCGTGCTGCAAGCACCGGAGCTCAATCAGATGCTGCTGACCTTCGGGCTCAGCATCATCTTGCAGAACCTCGCACTCCTCATCTGGGGCGGCGACCCGCGGACCATCTCGAACGTGCCGTACCGCTCCTTCGGCGTCCAGTTCGCCGGCGTCAGCATCGGCGCTGTGCCCCTCGGCAGCTTCATCATCTCGCTCATTCTCGTGGCGGCGCTCTACTGGATGCTGGCGTCCACGCCACTCGGCCGCGCCATGCGCGCGGTGGCGCAGAACCGCATCGGCGCGGGCCTGGTGGGGCTGGAGGTCAACCGGGTCTACCTGGTGGCCTTCGCGCTTTCGGCCCTGCTGGCCGGCATGGGCGGGGTGATGATCGCCGTCATCCAGTCGCCCACGCCCACCATCGGCCTGGCGTTCACGCTCAAGGCGTTCGCCATCGTGGTGCTCGCCGGGCTTGGCAACATCAGGGGCATCGTGGCCGCGTCGCTCACGGTCGCCCTCGCCGAGTCGCTCGTGGCCACCCTGGTGCCCAACGGCGACGCCCTACGGAACATGGTCTTCTTCGCCATCATCTTCGTGGCCCTCGTGTGGCGCTCGCGGAGGACGGCGTGA
- a CDS encoding 3-oxoacyl-ACP synthase: protein MTGAGAGITGLGTYVPAGRLSAADLAAATGLPEWVVSDKLGITARVLPGEDDHPVAMGVTAAARALADAGVAPDEVDVVISITEEYKEYPVWTAGIKLAYDVGARNAYAYDLGQKCGTTVLALKQAKDLLTADENVNVVLVAGGYRNADLISLTDPDVRFMYNLGAGGGAAVVQRGAGHRLLGSSIVTDGSFSLDVLVPVGGTKEPLTRENLGDYRLRVTDPPGMKERLEPVSLANFVRVVEEALERSGAGLPELDYLAMLHVKRSAHDYLLGRLGLSGEQSIYLNEYGHLGQVDQILSLELARDRGLLHAGDLAVAVAAGVGYVWNAIALRWAGDQEASA, encoded by the coding sequence GTGACCGGCGCCGGTGCAGGCATCACGGGCCTCGGCACCTACGTGCCGGCGGGCCGACTGAGCGCCGCCGACCTGGCCGCGGCAACGGGCCTCCCGGAGTGGGTGGTCTCGGACAAGCTGGGCATCACCGCCCGGGTGCTGCCGGGCGAGGACGACCACCCGGTCGCCATGGGCGTGACGGCGGCCGCGAGGGCGCTGGCCGATGCCGGCGTGGCGCCCGACGAGGTCGACGTCGTCATATCGATCACCGAGGAGTACAAGGAGTACCCGGTGTGGACGGCGGGCATCAAGCTCGCCTACGACGTCGGCGCACGCAACGCCTACGCCTACGACCTGGGACAGAAGTGCGGCACCACCGTCCTCGCGCTCAAGCAGGCCAAGGACCTCCTCACCGCCGACGAGAACGTGAACGTGGTCTTGGTCGCCGGCGGCTACCGTAACGCCGACCTCATCAGCCTCACAGACCCCGACGTGCGCTTCATGTACAACCTGGGCGCGGGCGGCGGTGCGGCCGTCGTCCAGCGCGGCGCCGGGCACCGGCTGCTCGGCTCGAGCATCGTCACCGACGGCAGCTTCTCGCTCGACGTGCTGGTGCCCGTCGGCGGAACGAAAGAGCCCCTCACGAGGGAGAACCTTGGCGACTACCGCCTGCGCGTCACCGACCCTCCCGGGATGAAGGAGCGCCTCGAGCCCGTCAGCCTCGCGAACTTCGTGCGCGTGGTCGAGGAGGCGCTCGAGCGCAGCGGGGCCGGCCTCCCCGAGCTCGACTACCTTGCCATGCTGCACGTCAAGCGCAGCGCCCACGATTACCTCTTGGGGCGCCTCGGCTTGTCGGGCGAGCAGAGCATCTACCTGAACGAGTACGGCCACCTGGGGCAGGTCGATCAGATCCTCTCGCTGGAACTGGCGAGAGACCGCGGCCTGCTGCACGCCGGCGACCTCGCCGTGGCCGTGGCGGCCGGGGTGGGCTATGTGTGGAACGCCATCGCGCTGCGCTGGGCCGGAGATCAGGAGGCGTCCGCATGA
- a CDS encoding ABC transporter substrate-binding protein, with protein MKRILATLVFAVFALASAQGVTIGILSPLTGGAAGTGQAQKAGFELALSQINAAGGVLGQPLKIIIEDTKADPATGVAAFEKLMTEDNVEFIGGGYSSGVTLALVESFKTFQPIVSWIGGAVSGVGIDGFDGIEELLGQEPWFFHVHPWDYQNTEASTAFMSSTGAHTVALLHEDSAFGGPGAVAAAKLLTDAGMDVVLVEAFKSTLTGGTGDFRAIIAKAAATNADALFWIGYDSDVVPLISQIREMKFNPQYIFGAPPGWPSEFDTAPEAQCVTGLIGYLPNLPNPEAKKFLDAYQAMFNKAPDNYMAALAYAQLWSYADSINAAGTTDQAAVIEAMQTGTFPSPMGEWSFKPSVIALHQGFGAEMWNVFQFQNGVRELVWPADRATAPLVSCR; from the coding sequence ATGAAGCGTATCCTCGCAACCCTCGTCTTCGCGGTCTTCGCCCTCGCCTCGGCGCAAGGCGTGACCATCGGCATACTGTCGCCCCTGACGGGCGGCGCCGCCGGCACCGGTCAGGCCCAGAAGGCGGGCTTCGAGCTCGCCCTCTCCCAGATCAACGCCGCCGGCGGCGTCCTCGGCCAGCCGCTCAAGATCATCATCGAAGACACCAAGGCCGACCCGGCCACCGGCGTCGCCGCGTTCGAGAAGCTGATGACCGAAGACAACGTCGAGTTCATCGGCGGCGGCTACTCCTCCGGCGTGACCCTCGCGCTCGTCGAGTCGTTCAAGACCTTCCAGCCCATCGTGTCGTGGATCGGCGGCGCAGTTTCTGGCGTCGGCATCGACGGCTTCGACGGCATCGAAGAGCTCCTCGGCCAGGAGCCGTGGTTCTTCCACGTGCACCCCTGGGACTACCAGAACACCGAGGCATCCACCGCCTTCATGTCCAGCACCGGCGCGCACACCGTGGCCCTGCTGCATGAGGACTCCGCCTTCGGCGGCCCCGGCGCCGTCGCCGCGGCCAAGCTCCTCACCGACGCCGGCATGGACGTCGTACTCGTGGAAGCCTTCAAGTCGACCCTCACTGGCGGCACCGGCGACTTCCGCGCCATCATCGCCAAGGCCGCGGCCACGAACGCCGACGCGCTCTTCTGGATCGGCTACGACAGCGACGTCGTGCCCCTCATCAGCCAGATCCGCGAGATGAAGTTCAACCCGCAGTACATCTTCGGTGCCCCTCCGGGCTGGCCGAGCGAGTTCGACACGGCCCCCGAGGCGCAGTGCGTCACCGGCCTCATCGGCTACCTTCCCAACCTCCCCAACCCCGAGGCCAAGAAGTTCCTCGACGCTTACCAGGCCATGTTCAACAAGGCCCCCGACAACTACATGGCCGCCCTCGCCTACGCGCAGCTGTGGAGCTACGCCGACTCCATCAATGCAGCCGGCACCACCGACCAAGCCGCCGTCATAGAAGCCATGCAGACGGGCACCTTCCCCTCCCCCATGGGCGAGTGGAGCTTCAAGCCGTCCGTCATCGCCCTGCACCAGGGCTTCGGCGCCGAGATGTGGAACGTGTTCCAGTTCCAGAACGGCGTCCGCGAGCTCGTTTGGCCCGCCGACCGCGCCACCGCGCCGCTGGTCAGCTGCCGCTGA